In Paenibacillus guangzhouensis, a single window of DNA contains:
- the tsaE gene encoding tRNA (adenosine(37)-N6)-threonylcarbamoyltransferase complex ATPase subunit type 1 TsaE: MFESCGVELELKVVLNTYTFRSMQEADTERFAARLAGWIQPGAVIALDGDLGAGKTRFSQALARAIGVQDVVNSPTFTIIKEYEGTTLPFYHMDVYRLSMEEADELGLDEYFFGQGLTVVEWSSLITDLLPAAYLHIYIEYAGMTERVFHVQAYGSPYEAWCEELNKEGASS; encoded by the coding sequence ATGTTTGAATCATGCGGAGTAGAACTGGAGTTGAAAGTGGTGCTTAATACGTATACATTCCGTTCCATGCAAGAGGCAGACACCGAGCGGTTCGCTGCACGGCTCGCGGGTTGGATTCAGCCGGGGGCTGTTATCGCGCTCGATGGTGATTTGGGAGCGGGAAAGACTCGATTTTCGCAGGCGCTGGCTCGTGCGATAGGTGTACAAGATGTGGTGAATAGTCCCACGTTTACGATTATCAAAGAATATGAAGGAACAACACTTCCTTTCTATCATATGGATGTCTATCGTCTCTCGATGGAAGAAGCGGACGAGCTGGGGCTTGATGAGTATTTCTTTGGACAAGGATTGACGGTTGTCGAATGGTCGAGTCTGATTACGGATCTGCTGCCTGCAGCATATTTGCACATTTATATCGAATATGCCGGCATGACTGAGCGCGTATTCCACGTGCAGGCGTACGGTTCTCCTTATGAGGCATGGTGTGAGGAACTGAACAAGGAGGGGGCGTCATCATGA
- a CDS encoding H-type small acid-soluble spore protein, translated as MDARRALEIYKSQDTIAVKLDTGDSVWIENVDEANNMATVQIGSRPTNTQTVSVERLSEH; from the coding sequence ATGGATGCGCGTCGTGCCCTAGAAATTTATAAGAGCCAAGATACAATTGCGGTAAAACTCGATACAGGTGATTCGGTCTGGATTGAGAATGTAGATGAAGCAAATAACATGGCGACGGTTCAGATCGGTTCTCGTCCGACCAACACACAGACTGTGTCCGTGGAACGGTTGAGTGAGCATTGA
- the cls gene encoding cardiolipin synthase, with amino-acid sequence MTWLAILLAVFIFQIATILIVEFRHPSKTVAWLLILFCFPVIGFAVYYFVAQDYKNRRKVRKKGTTIFRRKRKLIWQNSSIVTRKFQSNNYELRREGRLFRLLTHLSESPISGCNETEVLTNGEATYEAMFKAMEQAKHHIHLEFYIFRGDRIGTRFQQLLLEKAKQGVKVRIIVDGLGSYGLNDRFVKPLKDSGIEFYSFLPPLFALYHRKLNFRNHRKIVVVDGKIGFVGGINIGDEYLGNDKKLGFWRDTQIQVRGDAVYFLQNTFINDWFVVSNRELSDLDLYPQHECQGSEQVQMIASGPDSHWDAIQEMFFGAISVAKHRIYLQTPYFIPDLSIFTALKTAAVSKVDVRVIIPGVNDSKLVNLASLSYVEELMQAGVRFYQYQKGFMHAKVVLIDRMLASVGTANMDMRSLFMNFELNAVLFDLGTIERLYADFDQDLKDSTELILKEFEQRSRIQKGKEVLARMLSPLL; translated from the coding sequence ATGACATGGCTCGCTATCTTGTTAGCTGTATTTATATTTCAAATAGCGACGATCCTGATCGTTGAATTCCGGCATCCATCGAAGACTGTGGCGTGGCTGCTCATATTATTCTGTTTTCCGGTGATTGGATTTGCGGTCTATTATTTCGTTGCTCAAGATTATAAGAATAGGCGGAAGGTTCGGAAGAAGGGTACGACCATTTTTCGCAGAAAAAGAAAGCTGATCTGGCAGAACTCTTCGATCGTGACCCGGAAATTCCAGAGCAATAACTATGAACTGCGTCGGGAAGGGCGATTGTTCCGGCTGCTGACGCATTTATCTGAGAGTCCAATTAGTGGCTGTAATGAGACGGAGGTGCTTACGAATGGCGAGGCAACTTATGAAGCGATGTTCAAGGCGATGGAGCAGGCGAAGCATCATATCCATTTAGAGTTCTATATATTTCGCGGGGATCGGATCGGTACCAGGTTCCAGCAATTATTGCTCGAGAAGGCGAAGCAGGGCGTGAAGGTACGGATTATCGTGGACGGTCTGGGCAGTTACGGGCTCAATGACCGGTTCGTGAAGCCGCTGAAGGATAGCGGTATTGAATTCTATAGCTTTTTGCCGCCGCTTTTTGCCCTCTATCATCGGAAGCTGAACTTCCGGAACCATCGCAAAATCGTCGTCGTTGACGGGAAAATCGGGTTCGTCGGCGGCATCAATATCGGCGATGAATATTTAGGTAACGATAAGAAGCTCGGATTTTGGCGGGATACGCAGATTCAAGTGCGCGGGGATGCCGTTTATTTTCTGCAAAATACGTTCATCAACGACTGGTTTGTCGTATCGAATCGAGAGCTCAGCGACCTGGACTTGTACCCGCAGCATGAATGTCAAGGCTCTGAACAAGTGCAGATGATCGCGAGCGGGCCAGACTCCCATTGGGATGCCATTCAAGAGATGTTCTTCGGGGCGATATCGGTAGCGAAGCATCGGATCTATCTACAGACGCCTTATTTTATTCCCGATCTGAGTATATTTACGGCGCTAAAGACCGCTGCGGTGAGTAAAGTGGATGTGCGGGTCATCATTCCAGGGGTGAACGATTCAAAGCTAGTCAATCTAGCGTCTTTATCTTATGTGGAAGAGCTGATGCAGGCTGGGGTGCGGTTCTATCAGTATCAGAAAGGATTCATGCATGCCAAAGTCGTCCTGATCGATCGGATGCTGGCCTCCGTGGGGACAGCCAATATGGATATGCGCAGTTTATTTATGAACTTTGAATTAAATGCGGTGCTATTCGACCTTGGTACGATTGAGCGGCTCTATGCTGATTTCGATCAGGATCTAAAGGATAGTACAGAACTGATCTTGAAAGAATTTGAGCAGCGTTCCCGGATTCAGAAAGGGAAAGAAGTGCTGGCGCGTATGCTGTCACCGTTGTTGTAG
- a CDS encoding M23 family metallopeptidase, which produces MKKRWFTSKMTLLVIRDADQSVRQIEVPMLLVISVPLITAVSLTSFVLGLEMRSSSQIEGLQGKISANATASANTIEQKDHAITSLQNEVIELSSDAQMMKEGIERIHKMEKTLQGLIRKYGKTESTNDSSVTPLPWDATEDVGGEYFPVSNEEILRLAQDTAIDLEQMETVIQVMQQNVSKTVERVQDVFQNTPTGWPTTSHRLTSNFGYRRDPMTGRAAYHAGVDIAGKVGDPVFAAADGKVITTGSDNSRGKYIVIEHAKGYDTWYMHLSRIEVDEGDVVVKGDRIGRLGNTGRSTGPHLHFQIAREDQLIDPLPFITKPKEE; this is translated from the coding sequence ATGAAGAAACGATGGTTTACTAGCAAGATGACGCTGCTCGTGATTCGTGACGCGGATCAATCGGTCAGACAAATCGAAGTACCAATGTTGCTAGTCATCTCCGTTCCTCTCATTACTGCTGTGTCCCTAACTAGTTTTGTCCTCGGACTTGAAATGCGCTCTTCATCTCAGATTGAAGGGCTGCAAGGAAAAATATCCGCCAATGCCACAGCAAGCGCAAATACCATTGAGCAGAAAGACCACGCCATTACCTCTCTTCAGAACGAAGTCATTGAACTGTCCTCAGATGCGCAAATGATGAAAGAAGGAATCGAACGGATCCATAAGATGGAGAAGACGCTGCAAGGTCTGATCCGCAAATACGGCAAGACGGAGTCCACGAACGATTCAAGTGTTACCCCTCTCCCATGGGATGCGACAGAGGATGTCGGCGGTGAATATTTCCCAGTCAGTAATGAAGAGATTCTTCGACTCGCGCAGGATACGGCCATTGATCTGGAGCAAATGGAAACGGTCATTCAGGTCATGCAGCAGAACGTCTCGAAGACGGTTGAGCGGGTCCAGGATGTATTTCAGAACACGCCAACGGGTTGGCCAACGACATCTCATCGCTTGACCTCGAATTTCGGTTACCGCCGTGATCCGATGACAGGCAGAGCTGCATATCATGCCGGTGTCGATATTGCGGGGAAAGTGGGAGATCCTGTCTTCGCCGCCGCCGATGGGAAGGTCATTACGACTGGGTCCGACAATTCTCGCGGGAAGTATATTGTGATTGAGCACGCGAAAGGCTACGACACCTGGTATATGCATTTAAGTCGGATTGAGGTCGATGAAGGGGATGTTGTTGTCAAAGGGGATCGCATCGGGCGACTCGGCAATACGGGACGAAGCACGGGCCCCCATCTCCATTTCCAAATTGCAAGGGAAGACCAGCTTATTGATCCACTGCCTTTCATTACGAAACCGAAGGAGGAATAA
- a CDS encoding bactofilin family protein — MMRRQKKLRLTDTLIGQGTTMDGHLTCQTNLRIEGHFQGEIEVSGTVTIGEQGVATANIQARELIIAGKVFGDVTTKGKLIITSKGQFHGNYQGSSIIIHEGGIFRGESLMEKLEPRSIVQDSELPAITKKNKKQAG; from the coding sequence ATGATGCGGCGACAGAAGAAACTACGTCTAACCGATACGTTAATCGGACAAGGAACGACAATGGATGGACATTTGACATGCCAGACGAACTTGCGAATCGAAGGACATTTTCAAGGGGAGATTGAAGTCAGCGGTACGGTGACCATCGGGGAACAAGGCGTTGCAACGGCGAACATTCAAGCCAGAGAACTGATTATTGCGGGCAAAGTCTTTGGTGATGTGACGACGAAGGGGAAATTAATCATTACTAGCAAAGGCCAATTCCATGGGAATTACCAAGGCTCTTCGATTATTATTCATGAGGGCGGCATCTTCCGTGGCGAGAGTCTAATGGAGAAGCTAGAGCCTCGGTCCATCGTTCAAGATTCAGAATTGCCTGCGATTACGAAGAAGAACAAGAAGCAGGCAGGCTAG
- a CDS encoding SDR family oxidoreductase: MLIIGGQGRLGSAIREAWAPHTEVLALTRQELDVKDAGSVMKVCEAYQPELMMNTAGFTNIDLAEEEPEEAYRINAYGARHVALAARAVGAQLVHFSTDQVFQGTPDQSYEETAYPLPVHTYGASKVAGDRFVQAIQPQSLIVRTAWLFGTRPVEEEIHSAASSSRSSVWQVDPSVIGCPTYVPDLIRSVERLLELHCSGLYHVTNSGSCSIQEFREAVGALTPALEWPSRSSQRTTHRARCPERVVLDPAALTRTGIPPMRHWHEALVDWVNRNA, from the coding sequence GTGTTAATTATCGGGGGACAGGGCAGGTTAGGCTCAGCCATCCGTGAGGCGTGGGCACCTCACACGGAAGTCCTTGCCCTTACCAGACAAGAGCTTGATGTGAAAGACGCAGGGTCCGTCATGAAAGTATGCGAGGCGTATCAGCCGGAACTCATGATGAATACAGCAGGCTTCACGAATATCGATCTTGCAGAGGAGGAGCCGGAGGAGGCCTATCGCATCAATGCGTACGGCGCACGGCATGTTGCACTAGCTGCTAGAGCGGTTGGTGCGCAGCTGGTTCATTTCAGCACGGATCAAGTCTTCCAAGGGACGCCAGATCAATCTTATGAGGAGACGGCATATCCATTGCCGGTCCATACGTACGGAGCATCCAAAGTCGCTGGCGACCGGTTCGTCCAGGCGATCCAACCGCAATCATTAATCGTTCGAACCGCTTGGCTGTTCGGAACTCGTCCTGTAGAGGAAGAGATCCACAGTGCAGCAAGCTCGTCCCGCTCATCGGTATGGCAAGTCGACCCCTCCGTGATTGGTTGCCCAACCTATGTGCCAGATTTAATTCGTAGTGTTGAGAGGTTGCTAGAGCTGCATTGCTCCGGTCTCTATCATGTGACGAATAGCGGTTCCTGTTCCATACAAGAGTTCAGAGAAGCCGTTGGGGCGCTTACCCCTGCGCTCGAATGGCCTAGTCGTTCTTCCCAACGTACGACGCACCGTGCCAGATGCCCAGAACGGGTTGTATTAGATCCCGCAGCGCTGACGCGAACGGGAATTCCACCGATGCGTCATTGGCATGAAGCATTAGTCGACTGGGTGAACCGAAATGCATGA
- the rfbC gene encoding dTDP-4-dehydrorhamnose 3,5-epimerase translates to MRVIPTKLEGVVLIEPDVFGDARGFFMESYHEEKYAAAGLPYHFVQDNHSLSEPAGTLRGLHYQLSPKAQTKLVRVLTGAIYDVAVDIRPGSPTFGQWVGYVLSAANKRQLLVPQGFAHGFCTIVPNTEVSYKVDQFYAPAHDRGIRWDDPALAIPWPTDHPLLSPKDEQHPFLADAQLVLEGEAG, encoded by the coding sequence TTGCGAGTTATTCCGACCAAGTTAGAAGGTGTCGTATTGATTGAACCGGATGTCTTCGGCGATGCAAGGGGGTTCTTCATGGAGAGTTACCACGAGGAGAAGTACGCAGCGGCCGGGCTTCCTTATCACTTCGTGCAGGATAATCATTCCTTGTCAGAACCTGCGGGGACCCTGCGAGGCCTCCACTATCAGCTCTCCCCCAAGGCGCAGACGAAGCTGGTGCGCGTGTTGACAGGTGCGATTTATGATGTAGCTGTCGATATTCGTCCAGGCTCGCCGACCTTCGGACAATGGGTTGGATATGTACTGAGCGCAGCGAATAAACGCCAACTGCTCGTCCCTCAAGGCTTCGCCCATGGCTTCTGTACGATTGTTCCGAACACTGAAGTTAGCTACAAGGTGGATCAGTTCTATGCGCCTGCACATGATCGGGGCATTCGTTGGGATGATCCTGCGCTAGCCATTCCATGGCCGACGGACCACCCACTGTTGTCGCCCAAAGACGAACAGCATCCATTCTTAGCGGATGCGCAGCTCGTACTCGAGGGCGAAGCAGGATGA
- the tdh gene encoding L-threonine 3-dehydrogenase: MRTMIGLVKEHRGPGAVLKEVPVPVIGPDEVLVRVVASSICGTDMHIYNWDAWAEKSVVTGHVFGHEFAGVVEEVGSRVSHVKIGDHVSAEGHMVCGICKPCRTGRSHVCLNTLSFGITAPGCFAEYAVVRASNVIHNRPDMPFEIACLQDPLGNAVQTVLSGDIVGKSVAIIGAGLIGLMSIAVARACGAAQVIAADINPYRLDMAHRMGADVLIHSGEVKLSQAIREHTNSEGAEVVLEMSGHPDAIREGFEGAANGARVSLLGIPTQDVPLDMGQIIFKGIRVEGITGRRMYETWYQMKGLLDRGILPLDQLVTHTFTLDRYEEAFELMREGRCGKVVFLHGASKPGDLAYNSTDAALQVSLSI, encoded by the coding sequence ATGAGAACAATGATCGGCTTAGTCAAAGAACACCGGGGGCCCGGCGCAGTGCTGAAGGAGGTACCCGTGCCGGTGATCGGCCCGGACGAGGTGCTCGTACGTGTCGTAGCGAGCTCCATCTGTGGAACGGATATGCACATCTATAACTGGGATGCGTGGGCAGAGAAGTCCGTGGTGACGGGGCATGTCTTCGGGCACGAGTTCGCTGGGGTTGTGGAAGAGGTCGGCAGCAGGGTCTCCCATGTGAAGATTGGCGACCACGTCTCTGCAGAAGGACATATGGTGTGCGGAATATGCAAGCCGTGCCGGACGGGAAGATCGCATGTATGCCTGAACACATTGAGCTTCGGCATTACGGCGCCGGGATGCTTCGCGGAGTATGCCGTCGTGAGAGCCAGCAACGTGATCCACAACCGGCCGGATATGCCATTCGAGATTGCTTGTCTTCAGGACCCGCTTGGGAATGCTGTGCAGACGGTGCTGTCGGGCGATATTGTCGGCAAGTCGGTTGCCATCATTGGCGCAGGATTAATCGGACTGATGTCGATTGCCGTAGCGAGAGCATGCGGTGCAGCGCAGGTCATCGCGGCAGATATTAATCCGTATCGCTTGGACATGGCACACCGTATGGGCGCGGATGTCTTGATACATAGCGGAGAGGTGAAGTTGTCGCAGGCGATTCGCGAGCATACGAACAGTGAAGGCGCGGAGGTCGTGCTTGAGATGTCAGGCCATCCAGATGCGATTCGCGAGGGCTTCGAGGGAGCGGCGAACGGAGCACGCGTCTCGCTACTCGGCATTCCAACGCAGGATGTGCCGCTGGATATGGGGCAGATCATCTTCAAGGGCATTCGTGTGGAAGGCATTACAGGCCGCCGCATGTATGAGACATGGTATCAGATGAAAGGGCTATTGGATCGCGGCATCCTGCCGCTAGACCAGCTCGTTACACATACGTTCACACTGGACCGGTATGAAGAAGCTTTCGAACTCATGCGCGAAGGGCGCTGCGGCAAAGTTGTTTTCCTTCACGGGGCATCAAAGCCGGGAGACCTCGCATATAACAGTACAGATGCTGCATTGCAGGTCAGCTTATCGATTTAG
- a CDS encoding right-handed parallel beta-helix repeat-containing protein translates to MAGLKDKLKQVMQFIFRNRTSNETSGINAGKVSISAASDPPPTNEFYPQSYGALANGSNDDTKAIQAAINTASAVGGTVVLPPGNYNASTINMLSNVRLVGDIGAVLQSNTAASADTVINATNASSFEIANLVGRISINLYSCTDFIIHNLMVSGNSGLWYLYQCSDGMIVNNYIEDTLNTTERIIYLNDCSTILVDGNRIKNKVLFNNVGPGNNAGINVSSSKYCKIANNHIENCGGQGILFDANIGITDPVERQCFSNIAIGNIVIGNGQEGITAFSSKQYETYDITIVSNICINNRYDGIELWGVRQCVVEGNSISAASMKEYSFGAINIYSSKDIVVSGNSIENVPTSGIATVNGVGYPESRCSNIILTNNRIQNWNILDLNPATSHDQTCGINLFGADFTIVCGNIFLDTKIGRKYSIKAISVVQGHHYIQGNVNPSNLPVDDHIEADMAWVGRQLAERIPMLRMSQLQGDINNGVMSTIDSGSVWYNAKKLALYYKGYEKTLLTPTIIDENSTSGFPSTDYNAGFFNYQTLTGRLFYRSKPSNSNGKYTEVVLKDKFINLKRSTEVSKTPVEGDTYYDTVKKKPVYYDGTNWRDYTGNIINVTP, encoded by the coding sequence ATGGCAGGATTAAAGGATAAGCTAAAGCAAGTTATGCAATTCATATTCCGTAATCGTACTTCTAATGAAACTAGCGGTATAAATGCTGGTAAAGTGTCTATTTCGGCTGCTTCAGATCCACCTCCAACAAATGAATTTTATCCTCAATCGTACGGAGCATTGGCTAATGGTAGTAACGATGATACAAAGGCTATTCAGGCGGCGATTAACACAGCATCGGCTGTTGGAGGGACGGTTGTACTTCCACCAGGAAATTATAATGCGAGTACAATTAATATGCTGTCCAATGTAAGGCTCGTAGGTGATATCGGTGCGGTATTACAATCAAATACGGCAGCAAGTGCCGATACGGTGATTAATGCAACGAATGCATCCTCTTTTGAAATCGCTAACCTTGTTGGGAGAATAAGTATCAATTTATACTCATGTACAGACTTTATAATTCATAATCTTATGGTGAGTGGAAATTCCGGATTATGGTACCTCTATCAATGCTCGGATGGGATGATAGTCAATAATTATATTGAGGATACACTCAACACAACGGAACGGATCATCTATTTGAATGATTGCTCGACCATTCTTGTCGATGGGAACCGGATTAAGAATAAAGTTTTATTTAATAATGTTGGGCCAGGCAATAATGCAGGAATTAATGTTTCGTCATCAAAATATTGCAAAATAGCAAATAATCATATTGAAAACTGTGGTGGTCAAGGGATTTTGTTCGATGCCAATATAGGCATTACAGATCCAGTAGAACGTCAGTGCTTCAGCAATATAGCGATAGGGAATATCGTAATTGGTAATGGCCAAGAGGGAATAACAGCATTTTCCTCCAAACAATATGAAACCTATGATATAACGATTGTAAGTAATATATGCATTAATAATCGATATGATGGTATAGAACTATGGGGAGTTCGACAATGTGTTGTGGAGGGTAATAGCATAAGTGCGGCGTCTATGAAGGAATATAGCTTTGGGGCTATTAATATCTATTCTTCGAAAGATATTGTTGTCAGTGGCAACTCCATCGAGAACGTTCCAACATCAGGGATAGCTACGGTAAATGGAGTAGGTTATCCAGAATCCAGATGTTCTAACATCATCCTTACGAATAATCGAATTCAAAACTGGAATATCCTCGATCTAAACCCTGCAACTAGCCATGACCAGACATGCGGCATTAATCTATTTGGTGCAGACTTCACAATTGTTTGCGGTAATATCTTTTTGGATACCAAAATAGGTAGAAAATACAGTATAAAAGCAATTTCGGTCGTACAAGGTCATCATTATATTCAAGGGAATGTCAATCCAAGCAATTTACCTGTAGACGACCATATAGAAGCGGACATGGCCTGGGTGGGAAGACAGTTAGCGGAACGTATCCCAATGCTTAGAATGTCGCAGCTGCAAGGAGATATTAATAACGGGGTCATGTCAACGATAGATTCTGGGTCCGTTTGGTATAATGCTAAGAAATTAGCATTGTATTATAAGGGCTACGAAAAAACCCTGCTCACGCCAACAATTATCGATGAGAACAGTACTTCGGGGTTTCCATCGACCGATTACAATGCAGGCTTCTTTAATTATCAAACGCTGACAGGTAGATTGTTCTATCGGAGTAAACCGAGCAATTCTAATGGTAAATATACGGAAGTTGTCTTAAAGGATAAGTTCATTAATTTAAAAAGAAGTACGGAAGTGTCGAAGACACCAGTTGAAGGCGATACGTACTATGATACAGTAAAGAAAAAACCTGTTTATTACGATGGAACAAACTGGAGAGATTATACGGGAAATATTATTAACGTTACGCCATAA
- the cps2T gene encoding beta 1-4 rhamnosyltransferase Cps2T — protein MKKQHVFIIGSKGIPAKYGGFETFVDRLTERRQNQDIQYHVACLSDEGGEFQYQQARCFRIKVPSIGSARAVLYDILSLRACIQYIKKHQLYNSVIYILACRIGPFFYAYKKQLMAMGVQVYVNPDGHEWKRGKWNRWIKQYWKLSERLMVKHADLLVCDSKGIEQYIHKDYAQYHPTTTFIAYGADVERSDIANHDANLVQWMDRYQIWPNDYYLIIGRFVPENNYEFMIAEFMKSKSKKNLVIITNVEHNKFYEELRIKTNFEQDDRIKFVGTVYDQALLKKIRELAYGYIHGHEVGGTNPSLLEALASTKINLLLNVIFNREVGEDGAVYFTKEQGSLTTLVHHVERYTVDMVAQLEYLAKERIYNEYSWEKIVKKYESLFMQDDAVQLDQISSWEQNDTMALSESRQHDVTMTGLKSYKSI, from the coding sequence ATGAAGAAGCAGCATGTATTTATCATTGGATCAAAGGGTATCCCTGCAAAGTATGGTGGATTTGAGACATTTGTGGATCGGTTGACAGAAAGAAGACAAAATCAAGACATTCAATATCATGTAGCGTGCCTTTCGGATGAGGGTGGGGAGTTCCAATATCAACAAGCGAGGTGCTTCCGTATAAAGGTCCCATCTATAGGGAGTGCTAGAGCGGTATTATATGACATTTTGAGCTTGCGGGCATGTATTCAATATATTAAGAAGCATCAATTGTATAATAGCGTAATATATATCTTGGCCTGTCGAATAGGGCCTTTTTTTTATGCCTATAAAAAGCAATTGATGGCCATGGGAGTTCAGGTATATGTAAATCCAGATGGTCATGAGTGGAAAAGAGGAAAGTGGAACAGATGGATTAAACAATATTGGAAATTATCAGAACGACTAATGGTAAAACATGCCGATCTTCTCGTTTGCGATTCCAAAGGCATCGAGCAATATATTCATAAAGATTATGCGCAATATCATCCTACTACTACATTTATTGCCTATGGGGCAGATGTTGAACGATCGGATATAGCGAATCATGATGCGAATCTCGTTCAGTGGATGGATCGATATCAAATTTGGCCCAATGATTATTATCTAATCATTGGTCGGTTTGTTCCTGAGAATAATTATGAATTCATGATCGCCGAATTTATGAAGTCAAAGTCGAAAAAGAATCTTGTAATTATTACGAATGTTGAGCATAACAAATTTTATGAAGAGCTGCGTATTAAAACAAATTTTGAACAAGATGATCGAATTAAGTTTGTCGGTACCGTGTATGATCAAGCGTTGCTTAAGAAGATCCGGGAGCTTGCTTATGGTTACATTCATGGACACGAAGTTGGAGGAACAAATCCGTCTTTGCTGGAGGCGCTAGCATCTACGAAGATTAACTTACTGTTGAATGTTATCTTTAATCGAGAAGTGGGTGAGGATGGGGCTGTTTACTTTACCAAAGAGCAAGGTTCACTGACTACTCTGGTTCATCATGTTGAGCGGTATACGGTAGATATGGTGGCGCAGCTTGAATATTTAGCAAAAGAAAGGATATACAACGAATATTCGTGGGAGAAAATTGTCAAAAAGTATGAATCATTATTTATGCAAGACGATGCCGTCCAACTCGATCAAATATCAAGTTGGGAACAGAATGATACTATGGCACTCTCGGAAAGTCGGCAGCATGATGTAACAATGACTGGATTAAAATCATATAAATCAATATAA
- a CDS encoding glycosyltransferase — translation MRILHVSLGLPPFRTGGLTKYSYDLMRTQLEKEHQVYLLYPGRYIIRRNTTIREEKNHQGIQVFEIINPLPVSLLGGVKHPALWIKPVQLEVYLSFLQDINPDVIHLHTLMGIHRELIEAARALNIRVVFTSHDYYGICPRVNLIDATGNLCDNYLHGIGCVSCNQEAYSMTMIYLMQSKVYRFFKNSEGIKAIRKKIKKRMHSDKAANGRMSDPTRSFNRHQAAQYVNLRMYYLGMLKLIDWFHFNSTIAEQEYKKYGEWNGQVIPIQHRDIQDRRCIRYFEHTDKPLRIAYLGPVDRYKGFFLLHQSLEQLRLQGEMNWILHVYGDSSDDADTYDSSRYIFHGRYQYHELQQIFDQVDIVVVPSIWKETFGFIGLEAMSFGVPVLVTDQVGCKDLIQNRINGLIVLPDIYELTNRLREVIHSREILREINQNLVCMDLRFSMYEHVEQLMKGYTGLEVGVVK, via the coding sequence ATGAGAATTTTACATGTTTCTTTAGGATTGCCCCCCTTTCGTACAGGAGGTTTGACAAAGTATAGTTATGACCTCATGAGAACACAGCTTGAGAAAGAGCATCAAGTCTATTTGTTGTATCCCGGCCGTTATATAATAAGAAGAAATACTACGATACGAGAAGAGAAGAACCATCAAGGTATTCAAGTGTTTGAAATCATTAATCCATTACCCGTATCTCTTCTTGGTGGGGTTAAACATCCCGCTTTATGGATTAAACCCGTTCAGTTAGAGGTATACTTATCATTTTTACAAGACATTAATCCCGATGTGATTCATCTCCATACTTTGATGGGAATACACAGAGAGTTAATTGAAGCAGCTAGAGCTTTGAATATTCGTGTAGTGTTTACATCGCATGATTATTATGGTATTTGCCCTCGTGTTAATTTAATCGATGCAACGGGGAATTTGTGTGATAATTATCTGCATGGCATTGGATGTGTAAGTTGTAATCAAGAAGCTTATAGTATGACTATGATTTATTTGATGCAGTCGAAAGTGTATAGGTTCTTTAAGAATAGCGAAGGAATAAAAGCAATACGCAAGAAAATCAAAAAAAGAATGCATTCCGATAAGGCTGCGAATGGCAGAATGTCAGATCCAACTAGGAGTTTTAATCGACATCAAGCAGCGCAATATGTTAATCTTCGCATGTACTACTTGGGGATGCTCAAGTTAATTGATTGGTTTCATTTTAATAGCACAATTGCGGAGCAAGAGTATAAAAAGTATGGGGAATGGAATGGTCAGGTTATTCCAATCCAGCACCGTGATATTCAGGACCGACGTTGTATAAGATACTTCGAACATACAGATAAGCCTTTACGCATTGCCTATTTAGGCCCGGTAGATCGCTACAAGGGCTTTTTTTTATTGCATCAGAGTTTAGAGCAGCTGAGGTTACAAGGGGAAATGAATTGGATCCTTCATGTATACGGGGATTCATCGGATGATGCGGATACGTATGATTCGTCCCGATACATTTTTCATGGTCGTTATCAATATCACGAATTGCAACAGATCTTTGATCAGGTCGATATTGTTGTTGTTCCTAGTATATGGAAAGAAACGTTCGGGTTTATTGGGCTTGAAGCGATGTCGTTTGGTGTCCCCGTGCTTGTCACAGATCAGGTAGGATGTAAAGATTTGATTCAAAATCGGATAAACGGACTTATTGTGCTTCCGGATATTTATGAACTAACCAACCGACTACGGGAAGTAATTCACTCAAGGGAGATTCTGAGAGAGATTAATCAAAATCTCGTCTGTATGGATTTGCGATTTTCGATGTATGAACATGTTGAACAATTAATGAAGGGCTATACTGGTTTGGAGGTTGGTGTTGTTAAATGA